In a single window of the Desulfobacterales bacterium genome:
- a CDS encoding phage integrase N-terminal SAM-like domain-containing protein has translation MTPLRQRMIEDLQLKGYSGSTQTLYVSAVRQLCEHFGKTPGNITEEDLRVYFLHGKNVKKW, from the coding sequence ATGACACCCTTGCGACAGCGGATGATCGAAGACCTGCAACTCAAAGGCTACAGCGGCAGCACTCAGACCCTATATGTCAGTGCCGTTCGCCAGTTGTGCGAGCATTTCGGTAAAACGCCCGGCAACATTACCGAAGAGGACCTGCGAGTTTATTTCCTGCATGGCAAAAACGTTAAAAAGTGGAG
- a CDS encoding integron integrase, translated as MSTQTNNKLMDEVHDFMRLHHYSIHSERTYCDWIKRYVQFHGMKSRQDLSDGEKKIEAFLTHLAVRENVAPATQNQAMNALVFLYKKVLKLPLDNEINAVRAHRKVNVPVVLSREETAKVISFTSGTPQLVVKLLYGSGLRISEAIRLRVQDIDYEPKTITVRSGKGAKDRITTFPSSITPFLSDHLSKVKRIHENDLNQGYGEVYMPYALARKYINAAKEWGWQYVFPASARSTDPRSDVTRRHHIDPSVVNKAIKTAVRKAGLTKIITAHTFRHSFATHLLQRGTDIRTIQALLGHSDVSTTMIYTHVLQQGGQGVASPLDDLL; from the coding sequence ATGTCAACACAAACCAACAACAAATTAATGGATGAAGTTCATGATTTCATGCGGCTTCATCATTACTCGATTCATTCCGAACGAACCTATTGCGACTGGATTAAAAGGTACGTTCAATTTCACGGAATGAAATCCCGGCAAGATCTTTCCGATGGTGAAAAAAAGATTGAAGCCTTTTTGACCCATCTTGCAGTCCGGGAAAACGTAGCTCCGGCTACCCAAAACCAGGCGATGAATGCACTGGTTTTTCTATATAAAAAGGTGCTAAAACTGCCGCTGGATAATGAAATCAATGCCGTGCGCGCCCATAGAAAAGTGAACGTTCCGGTGGTCCTGAGCCGCGAGGAGACCGCCAAGGTCATCAGCTTTACGAGCGGAACTCCGCAGCTTGTCGTAAAGCTTTTGTATGGCAGTGGTCTGCGCATATCTGAGGCGATCCGGTTGCGGGTGCAAGACATTGATTATGAACCGAAAACGATCACTGTTCGTTCCGGAAAAGGCGCCAAGGATCGGATAACGACATTCCCATCATCCATCACACCCTTTTTGAGCGATCACTTATCCAAAGTGAAGCGCATCCATGAAAATGACTTGAACCAGGGTTATGGTGAAGTCTATATGCCCTATGCCTTGGCCCGCAAATACATCAATGCCGCAAAAGAGTGGGGCTGGCAATATGTTTTTCCTGCCAGCGCCCGATCCACAGATCCGAGAAGCGACGTCACACGCCGGCATCATATCGATCCATCCGTTGTCAATAAAGCCATCAAAACGGCGGTTCGCAAGGCCGGCTTGACCAAAATAATCACCGCGCATACGTTTCGTCACAGTTTTGCCACCCATCTGCTGCAACGCGGAACGGATATCCGCACGATACAGGCACTTTTAGGCCATAGCGATGTATCCACCACCATGATCTATACCCATGTCCTCCAGCAGGGCGGACAGGGAGTTGCGAGTCCCCTAGATGATTTGTTGTAG